A genomic window from Chanodichthys erythropterus isolate Z2021 chromosome 1, ASM2448905v1, whole genome shotgun sequence includes:
- the rest gene encoding RE1-silencing transcription factor isoform X6: MSAQTVYPATAGIFMPVGIPLPEVGHDLPELSRNDVAAPQLVMLANVVVSSETSSSDYNAEEKQMVELKTVGCNNYSDSEEEGVIRYSLDNSEMSEDTYAERATRVEADVTERVLEQVEIERVEDLLNPTEKTPSESSPAEKRKRTPVVIFESNKKKKKPFFCKPCQYQAENEEDFIHHIRVHSAKKMTVVNGAADSDDDLASESGQSQTPNPENSESLSNSKGVIRCERCGYNTNRYDHYMAHLKHHTKEGEDQRVFKCTICAYTTISQYHWKKHLRNHFPSKLFTCNQCSYFSDRKNNYIQHIRTHTGERPFQCIYCEYSSSQKTHLTRHMRTHSGERPFKCDNCSYLAANQHEVTRHARQVHNGPKPLSCPYCQYKTADRSNFKKHVELHVNPRQFLCPVCKYAASKKCNLQYHIKSRHPGCTDISMDVSKVRLRVKRTDIDDVSPNKLATDQVGAKRSEEKQLGELDDVESGPINLSIKKPSKSTPAVETELTDKTSKKNPDVAVKEKSGKPSQQPSEKTAEKKAMLKNEGKERNSKKVKGKNLVKVVDIAVTQTEGCNDKQVNKKEVKKVEKSTKSVEKVTKGRPKKEKPLKETANEVTAKHQPIVEEQRLDLNNERVEKDLGDKQQQHKDKEERERLEKENRLLNDKVKETEKESAKDCRKSPTKKPCKRQTKLSKVNSDTQSTEAMQEVRTKPVKRKAENVLTTASKRVKRTKKDTAKPSTSSGGPEKNRTIPEVLQAMKSKTKSAEASTNKPESCVIEPEKTNEVPEKLILPEVEKRLATETLKVLTQPDEQVPTVVTNQDDGNQKETAAVVEEPTVSCKPQDPDSEQPKETENKISHEPKEIPEVDSGSEMPSPTDSESSPGFSQQQPVFSPSLELPGPPGHKSTDAEDDEGIHSNDGGSDISDSASEGSYDSGLNGLAAATEGGEKLPETPTEELPSPTKLLSHTCIFCDRTFSLEMDYRRHLNRHLVNVYYLEGAAQGDK, translated from the exons ATGTCTGCTCAGACGGTGTATCCAGCTACTGCTGGTATCTTCATGCCTGTAGGCATCCCACTACCAGAGGTGGGCCATGACCTTCCTGAGCTGTCTCGGAATGATGTGGCCGCCCCTCAGCTAGTGATGCTTGCTAATGTGGTGGTATCATCAGAGACGTCTTCCTCAGACTACAATGCAGAAGAGAAACAAATGGTTGAACTCAAGACTGTTGGATGCAACAACTACTCTGACAGTGAGGAAGAGGGTGTTATTAGATACAGCCTTGACAATTCAGAGATGTCTGAGGACACGTACGCTGAACGGGCCACTCGGGTTGAGGCTGATGTGACAGAAAGAGTGTTGGAACAAGTTGAAATAGAACGAGTAGAAGACCTCTTGAACCCAACTGAAAAAACCCCATCTGAGTCATCGCCAGCAGAAAAACGTAAGCGTACCCCGGTCGTCATTTTCGAATCcaacaagaagaagaagaagcccTTCTTTTGTAAACCCTGCCAGTACCAGGCCGAAAATGAGGAGGACTTCATTCACCATATCCGTGTTCACAGCGCCAAGAAAATGACTGTGGTAAATGGTGCGGCTGACTCTGACGACGATCTGGCCAGTGAGTCAGGCCAATCTCAGACACCGAACCCAGAGAATAGTGAAAGTTTGAGTAACTCCAAAGGTGTGATCCGCTGTGAGCGCTGTGGATACAACACCAACCGTTATGACCACTACATGGCTCACCTTAAACATCATACTAAGGAGGGTGAAGATCAGAGAGTTTTCAAGTGCACCATTTGTGCTTATACCACCATCAGTCAGTACCACTGGAAGAAACATCTGAGGAATCACTTTCCAAGCAAGCTTTTCACTTGCAACCAGTGCTCATATTTTTCTGACCGCAAAAATAACTACATACAGCACATACGGACCCACACTG GTGAGCGTCCGTTTCAGTGCATATACTGTGAGTACTCCAGTTCCCAAAAAACTCATCTGACCAGACACATGAGAACCCATTCAG GTGAGAGGCCTTTCAAATGTGACAACTGTAGCTACCTGGCAGCCAACCAGCACGAGGTGACCCGCCATGCCAGACAGGTCCACAATGGACCCAAGCCCCTAAGCTGCCCTTACTGCCAATACAAGACAGCCGACCGCAGCAACTTTAAAAAGCATGTTGAGCTTCATGTCAACCCCCGGCAATTTCTTTGCCCGGTCTGCAAGTATGCTGCATCCAAGAAGTGCAACTTACAGTATCACATCAAGTCCAGACACCCAGGATGCACTGATATCTCGATGGATGTGTCAAAGGTAAGACTGCGTGTCAAAAGGACTGACATCGATGACGTTTCACCTAATAAGCTTGCGACAGACCAGGTTGGAGCAAAGCGAAGTGAGGAAAAGCAGTTGGGAGAATTGGATGATGTTGAATCAGGCCCCATCAACCTCTCAATTAAGAAACCCAGCAAATCCACGCCTGCTGTGGAGACTGAGCTGACAGACAAGACCTCGAAGAAAAATCCAGATGTTGCTGTAAAAGAAAAATCTGGAAAGCCAAGCCAGCAACCCAGTGAGAAAACTGCAGAGAAAAAGGCCATGCTGAAAAATGAGGGGAAAGAGAGAAACAGTAAGAAGGTTAAAGGAAAGAATTTGGTAAAAGTTGTGGACATTGCCGTGACACAAACAGAGGGCTGCAATGACAAACAAGTTAATAAAAAGGAGGTGAAGAAGGTAGAGAAATCCACTAAATCTGTGGAGAAAGTAACGAAAGGTCGTCCTAAGAAAGAGAAGCCATTAAAGGAGACCGCCAATGAAGTTACTGCAAAACATCAACCCATTGTTGAAGAACAAAGGTTGGATTTGAACAACGAAAGAGTGGAGAAAGACCTTGGAGATAAACAGCAGCAGCACAAAGACAAGGAAGAAAGAGAGCGGCTAGAAAAGGAAAACAGATTGCTAAATGATAAAGTGAAggagacagagaaagaaagtgCAAAGGATTGCAGGAAATCGCCAACCAAAAAACCATGCAAGAGGCAGACAAAATTGTCGAAGGTCAACAGTGATACCCAGAGTACAGAGGCAATGCAAGAAGTCAGGACTAAACCAGTCAAAAGAAAAGCAGAGAATGTACTAACGACTGCGTCAAAGCGGGTCAAGCGCACAAAGAAAGATACAGCCAAGCCATCAACAAGTTCTGGTGGTCCAGAGAAAAATCGCACCATACCTGAGGTTCTACAGGCCATGAAGAGTAAAACCAAGAGTGCTGAGGCAAGCACAAACAAACCTGAGAGTTGTGTCATTGAACCCGAGAAGACCAATGAAGTCCCAGAGAAGCTAATCCTCCCAGAAGTTGAAAAACGACTTGCCACAGAAACACTGAAGGTACTTACCCAACCAGACGAGCAGGTACCTACTGTGGTTACCAATCAAGATGATGGAAATCAAAAGGAGACCGCTGCTGTTGTGGAGGAACCCACAGTCTCATGCAAACCTCAAGATCCAGACTCAGAACAACCTAAAGAAACCGAGAATAAGATCTCACATGAACCAAAAGAAATTCCAGAAGTAGACAGTGGAAGTGAGATGCCGTCACCTACTGACAGCGAGAGCTCTCCAGGTTTCAGCCAACAGCAGCCTGTTTTCAGCCCATCTCTTGAACTTCCTGGTCCGCCTGGTCACAAATCCACTGACGCAGAGGATGACGAGGGTATCCACAGTAATGATGGGGGAAGTGACATCAGCGATAGTGCCTCTGAAGGAAGCTATGACTCTGGTCTTAATGGGCTGGCTGCTGCCACCGAGGGTGGAGAGAAACTTCCAGAGACTCCGACAGAAGAGCTCCCATCTCCAACCAAACTGCTCAGTCACACGTGTATCTTCTGTGACCGTACATTCTCTTTAGAGATGGACTACCGTCGCCACTTGAACCGCCATTTAGTAAATGTGTATTACTTGGAAGGGGCGGCTCAAGGTGACAAGTGA
- the rest gene encoding RE1-silencing transcription factor isoform X5 codes for MSLTQTTQSWLSMSAQTVYPATAGIFMPVGIPLPEVGHDLPELSRNDVAAPQLVMLANVVVSSETSSSDYNAEEKQMVELKTVGCNNYSDSEEEGVIRYSLDNSEMSEDTYAERATRVEADVTERVLEQVEIERVEDLLNPTEKTPSESSPAEKRKRTPVVIFESNKKKKKPFFCKPCQYQAENEEDFIHHIRVHSAKKMTVVNGAADSDDDLASESGQSQTPNPENSESLSNSKGVIRCERCGYNTNRYDHYMAHLKHHTKEGEDQRVFKCTICAYTTISQYHWKKHLRNHFPSKLFTCNQCSYFSDRKNNYIQHIRTHTGERPFQCIYCEYSSSQKTHLTRHMRTHSGERPFKCDNCSYLAANQHEVTRHARQVHNGPKPLSCPYCQYKTADRSNFKKHVELHVNPRQFLCPVCKYAASKKCNLQYHIKSRHPGCTDISMDVSKVRLRVKRTDIDDVSPNKLATDQVGAKRSEEKQLGELDDVESGPINLSIKKPSKSTPAVETELTDKTSKKNPDVAVKEKSGKPSQQPSEKTAEKKAMLKNEGKERNSKKVKGKNLVKVVDIAVTQTEGCNDKQVNKKEVKKVEKSTKSVEKVTKGRPKKEKPLKETANEVTAKHQPIVEEQRLDLNNERVEKDLGDKQQQHKDKEERERLEKENRLLNDKVKETEKESAKDCRKSPTKKPCKRQTKLSKVNSDTQSTEAMQEVRTKPVKRKAENVLTTASKRVKRTKKDTAKPSTSSGGPEKNRTIPEVLQAMKSKTKSAEASTNKPESCVIEPEKTNEVPEKLILPEVEKRLATETLKVLTQPDEQVPTVVTNQDDGNQKETAAVVEEPTVSCKPQDPDSEQPKETENKISHEPKEIPEVDSGSEMPSPTDSESSPGFSQQQPVFSPSLELPGPPGHKSTDAEDDEGIHSNDGGSDISDSASEGSYDSGLNGLAAATEGGEKLPETPTEELPSPTKLLSHTCIFCDRTFSLEMDYRRHLNRHLVNVYYLEGAAQGDK; via the exons CTGGTTGAGCATGTCTGCTCAGACGGTGTATCCAGCTACTGCTGGTATCTTCATGCCTGTAGGCATCCCACTACCAGAGGTGGGCCATGACCTTCCTGAGCTGTCTCGGAATGATGTGGCCGCCCCTCAGCTAGTGATGCTTGCTAATGTGGTGGTATCATCAGAGACGTCTTCCTCAGACTACAATGCAGAAGAGAAACAAATGGTTGAACTCAAGACTGTTGGATGCAACAACTACTCTGACAGTGAGGAAGAGGGTGTTATTAGATACAGCCTTGACAATTCAGAGATGTCTGAGGACACGTACGCTGAACGGGCCACTCGGGTTGAGGCTGATGTGACAGAAAGAGTGTTGGAACAAGTTGAAATAGAACGAGTAGAAGACCTCTTGAACCCAACTGAAAAAACCCCATCTGAGTCATCGCCAGCAGAAAAACGTAAGCGTACCCCGGTCGTCATTTTCGAATCcaacaagaagaagaagaagcccTTCTTTTGTAAACCCTGCCAGTACCAGGCCGAAAATGAGGAGGACTTCATTCACCATATCCGTGTTCACAGCGCCAAGAAAATGACTGTGGTAAATGGTGCGGCTGACTCTGACGACGATCTGGCCAGTGAGTCAGGCCAATCTCAGACACCGAACCCAGAGAATAGTGAAAGTTTGAGTAACTCCAAAGGTGTGATCCGCTGTGAGCGCTGTGGATACAACACCAACCGTTATGACCACTACATGGCTCACCTTAAACATCATACTAAGGAGGGTGAAGATCAGAGAGTTTTCAAGTGCACCATTTGTGCTTATACCACCATCAGTCAGTACCACTGGAAGAAACATCTGAGGAATCACTTTCCAAGCAAGCTTTTCACTTGCAACCAGTGCTCATATTTTTCTGACCGCAAAAATAACTACATACAGCACATACGGACCCACACTG GTGAGCGTCCGTTTCAGTGCATATACTGTGAGTACTCCAGTTCCCAAAAAACTCATCTGACCAGACACATGAGAACCCATTCAG GTGAGAGGCCTTTCAAATGTGACAACTGTAGCTACCTGGCAGCCAACCAGCACGAGGTGACCCGCCATGCCAGACAGGTCCACAATGGACCCAAGCCCCTAAGCTGCCCTTACTGCCAATACAAGACAGCCGACCGCAGCAACTTTAAAAAGCATGTTGAGCTTCATGTCAACCCCCGGCAATTTCTTTGCCCGGTCTGCAAGTATGCTGCATCCAAGAAGTGCAACTTACAGTATCACATCAAGTCCAGACACCCAGGATGCACTGATATCTCGATGGATGTGTCAAAGGTAAGACTGCGTGTCAAAAGGACTGACATCGATGACGTTTCACCTAATAAGCTTGCGACAGACCAGGTTGGAGCAAAGCGAAGTGAGGAAAAGCAGTTGGGAGAATTGGATGATGTTGAATCAGGCCCCATCAACCTCTCAATTAAGAAACCCAGCAAATCCACGCCTGCTGTGGAGACTGAGCTGACAGACAAGACCTCGAAGAAAAATCCAGATGTTGCTGTAAAAGAAAAATCTGGAAAGCCAAGCCAGCAACCCAGTGAGAAAACTGCAGAGAAAAAGGCCATGCTGAAAAATGAGGGGAAAGAGAGAAACAGTAAGAAGGTTAAAGGAAAGAATTTGGTAAAAGTTGTGGACATTGCCGTGACACAAACAGAGGGCTGCAATGACAAACAAGTTAATAAAAAGGAGGTGAAGAAGGTAGAGAAATCCACTAAATCTGTGGAGAAAGTAACGAAAGGTCGTCCTAAGAAAGAGAAGCCATTAAAGGAGACCGCCAATGAAGTTACTGCAAAACATCAACCCATTGTTGAAGAACAAAGGTTGGATTTGAACAACGAAAGAGTGGAGAAAGACCTTGGAGATAAACAGCAGCAGCACAAAGACAAGGAAGAAAGAGAGCGGCTAGAAAAGGAAAACAGATTGCTAAATGATAAAGTGAAggagacagagaaagaaagtgCAAAGGATTGCAGGAAATCGCCAACCAAAAAACCATGCAAGAGGCAGACAAAATTGTCGAAGGTCAACAGTGATACCCAGAGTACAGAGGCAATGCAAGAAGTCAGGACTAAACCAGTCAAAAGAAAAGCAGAGAATGTACTAACGACTGCGTCAAAGCGGGTCAAGCGCACAAAGAAAGATACAGCCAAGCCATCAACAAGTTCTGGTGGTCCAGAGAAAAATCGCACCATACCTGAGGTTCTACAGGCCATGAAGAGTAAAACCAAGAGTGCTGAGGCAAGCACAAACAAACCTGAGAGTTGTGTCATTGAACCCGAGAAGACCAATGAAGTCCCAGAGAAGCTAATCCTCCCAGAAGTTGAAAAACGACTTGCCACAGAAACACTGAAGGTACTTACCCAACCAGACGAGCAGGTACCTACTGTGGTTACCAATCAAGATGATGGAAATCAAAAGGAGACCGCTGCTGTTGTGGAGGAACCCACAGTCTCATGCAAACCTCAAGATCCAGACTCAGAACAACCTAAAGAAACCGAGAATAAGATCTCACATGAACCAAAAGAAATTCCAGAAGTAGACAGTGGAAGTGAGATGCCGTCACCTACTGACAGCGAGAGCTCTCCAGGTTTCAGCCAACAGCAGCCTGTTTTCAGCCCATCTCTTGAACTTCCTGGTCCGCCTGGTCACAAATCCACTGACGCAGAGGATGACGAGGGTATCCACAGTAATGATGGGGGAAGTGACATCAGCGATAGTGCCTCTGAAGGAAGCTATGACTCTGGTCTTAATGGGCTGGCTGCTGCCACCGAGGGTGGAGAGAAACTTCCAGAGACTCCGACAGAAGAGCTCCCATCTCCAACCAAACTGCTCAGTCACACGTGTATCTTCTGTGACCGTACATTCTCTTTAGAGATGGACTACCGTCGCCACTTGAACCGCCATTTAGTAAATGTGTATTACTTGGAAGGGGCGGCTCAAGGTGACAAGTGA
- the rest gene encoding RE1-silencing transcription factor isoform X4 translates to MGRVWSCPTSWLSMSAQTVYPATAGIFMPVGIPLPEVGHDLPELSRNDVAAPQLVMLANVVVSSETSSSDYNAEEKQMVELKTVGCNNYSDSEEEGVIRYSLDNSEMSEDTYAERATRVEADVTERVLEQVEIERVEDLLNPTEKTPSESSPAEKRKRTPVVIFESNKKKKKPFFCKPCQYQAENEEDFIHHIRVHSAKKMTVVNGAADSDDDLASESGQSQTPNPENSESLSNSKGVIRCERCGYNTNRYDHYMAHLKHHTKEGEDQRVFKCTICAYTTISQYHWKKHLRNHFPSKLFTCNQCSYFSDRKNNYIQHIRTHTGERPFQCIYCEYSSSQKTHLTRHMRTHSGERPFKCDNCSYLAANQHEVTRHARQVHNGPKPLSCPYCQYKTADRSNFKKHVELHVNPRQFLCPVCKYAASKKCNLQYHIKSRHPGCTDISMDVSKVRLRVKRTDIDDVSPNKLATDQVGAKRSEEKQLGELDDVESGPINLSIKKPSKSTPAVETELTDKTSKKNPDVAVKEKSGKPSQQPSEKTAEKKAMLKNEGKERNSKKVKGKNLVKVVDIAVTQTEGCNDKQVNKKEVKKVEKSTKSVEKVTKGRPKKEKPLKETANEVTAKHQPIVEEQRLDLNNERVEKDLGDKQQQHKDKEERERLEKENRLLNDKVKETEKESAKDCRKSPTKKPCKRQTKLSKVNSDTQSTEAMQEVRTKPVKRKAENVLTTASKRVKRTKKDTAKPSTSSGGPEKNRTIPEVLQAMKSKTKSAEASTNKPESCVIEPEKTNEVPEKLILPEVEKRLATETLKVLTQPDEQVPTVVTNQDDGNQKETAAVVEEPTVSCKPQDPDSEQPKETENKISHEPKEIPEVDSGSEMPSPTDSESSPGFSQQQPVFSPSLELPGPPGHKSTDAEDDEGIHSNDGGSDISDSASEGSYDSGLNGLAAATEGGEKLPETPTEELPSPTKLLSHTCIFCDRTFSLEMDYRRHLNRHLVNVYYLEGAAQGDK, encoded by the exons CTGGTTGAGCATGTCTGCTCAGACGGTGTATCCAGCTACTGCTGGTATCTTCATGCCTGTAGGCATCCCACTACCAGAGGTGGGCCATGACCTTCCTGAGCTGTCTCGGAATGATGTGGCCGCCCCTCAGCTAGTGATGCTTGCTAATGTGGTGGTATCATCAGAGACGTCTTCCTCAGACTACAATGCAGAAGAGAAACAAATGGTTGAACTCAAGACTGTTGGATGCAACAACTACTCTGACAGTGAGGAAGAGGGTGTTATTAGATACAGCCTTGACAATTCAGAGATGTCTGAGGACACGTACGCTGAACGGGCCACTCGGGTTGAGGCTGATGTGACAGAAAGAGTGTTGGAACAAGTTGAAATAGAACGAGTAGAAGACCTCTTGAACCCAACTGAAAAAACCCCATCTGAGTCATCGCCAGCAGAAAAACGTAAGCGTACCCCGGTCGTCATTTTCGAATCcaacaagaagaagaagaagcccTTCTTTTGTAAACCCTGCCAGTACCAGGCCGAAAATGAGGAGGACTTCATTCACCATATCCGTGTTCACAGCGCCAAGAAAATGACTGTGGTAAATGGTGCGGCTGACTCTGACGACGATCTGGCCAGTGAGTCAGGCCAATCTCAGACACCGAACCCAGAGAATAGTGAAAGTTTGAGTAACTCCAAAGGTGTGATCCGCTGTGAGCGCTGTGGATACAACACCAACCGTTATGACCACTACATGGCTCACCTTAAACATCATACTAAGGAGGGTGAAGATCAGAGAGTTTTCAAGTGCACCATTTGTGCTTATACCACCATCAGTCAGTACCACTGGAAGAAACATCTGAGGAATCACTTTCCAAGCAAGCTTTTCACTTGCAACCAGTGCTCATATTTTTCTGACCGCAAAAATAACTACATACAGCACATACGGACCCACACTG GTGAGCGTCCGTTTCAGTGCATATACTGTGAGTACTCCAGTTCCCAAAAAACTCATCTGACCAGACACATGAGAACCCATTCAG GTGAGAGGCCTTTCAAATGTGACAACTGTAGCTACCTGGCAGCCAACCAGCACGAGGTGACCCGCCATGCCAGACAGGTCCACAATGGACCCAAGCCCCTAAGCTGCCCTTACTGCCAATACAAGACAGCCGACCGCAGCAACTTTAAAAAGCATGTTGAGCTTCATGTCAACCCCCGGCAATTTCTTTGCCCGGTCTGCAAGTATGCTGCATCCAAGAAGTGCAACTTACAGTATCACATCAAGTCCAGACACCCAGGATGCACTGATATCTCGATGGATGTGTCAAAGGTAAGACTGCGTGTCAAAAGGACTGACATCGATGACGTTTCACCTAATAAGCTTGCGACAGACCAGGTTGGAGCAAAGCGAAGTGAGGAAAAGCAGTTGGGAGAATTGGATGATGTTGAATCAGGCCCCATCAACCTCTCAATTAAGAAACCCAGCAAATCCACGCCTGCTGTGGAGACTGAGCTGACAGACAAGACCTCGAAGAAAAATCCAGATGTTGCTGTAAAAGAAAAATCTGGAAAGCCAAGCCAGCAACCCAGTGAGAAAACTGCAGAGAAAAAGGCCATGCTGAAAAATGAGGGGAAAGAGAGAAACAGTAAGAAGGTTAAAGGAAAGAATTTGGTAAAAGTTGTGGACATTGCCGTGACACAAACAGAGGGCTGCAATGACAAACAAGTTAATAAAAAGGAGGTGAAGAAGGTAGAGAAATCCACTAAATCTGTGGAGAAAGTAACGAAAGGTCGTCCTAAGAAAGAGAAGCCATTAAAGGAGACCGCCAATGAAGTTACTGCAAAACATCAACCCATTGTTGAAGAACAAAGGTTGGATTTGAACAACGAAAGAGTGGAGAAAGACCTTGGAGATAAACAGCAGCAGCACAAAGACAAGGAAGAAAGAGAGCGGCTAGAAAAGGAAAACAGATTGCTAAATGATAAAGTGAAggagacagagaaagaaagtgCAAAGGATTGCAGGAAATCGCCAACCAAAAAACCATGCAAGAGGCAGACAAAATTGTCGAAGGTCAACAGTGATACCCAGAGTACAGAGGCAATGCAAGAAGTCAGGACTAAACCAGTCAAAAGAAAAGCAGAGAATGTACTAACGACTGCGTCAAAGCGGGTCAAGCGCACAAAGAAAGATACAGCCAAGCCATCAACAAGTTCTGGTGGTCCAGAGAAAAATCGCACCATACCTGAGGTTCTACAGGCCATGAAGAGTAAAACCAAGAGTGCTGAGGCAAGCACAAACAAACCTGAGAGTTGTGTCATTGAACCCGAGAAGACCAATGAAGTCCCAGAGAAGCTAATCCTCCCAGAAGTTGAAAAACGACTTGCCACAGAAACACTGAAGGTACTTACCCAACCAGACGAGCAGGTACCTACTGTGGTTACCAATCAAGATGATGGAAATCAAAAGGAGACCGCTGCTGTTGTGGAGGAACCCACAGTCTCATGCAAACCTCAAGATCCAGACTCAGAACAACCTAAAGAAACCGAGAATAAGATCTCACATGAACCAAAAGAAATTCCAGAAGTAGACAGTGGAAGTGAGATGCCGTCACCTACTGACAGCGAGAGCTCTCCAGGTTTCAGCCAACAGCAGCCTGTTTTCAGCCCATCTCTTGAACTTCCTGGTCCGCCTGGTCACAAATCCACTGACGCAGAGGATGACGAGGGTATCCACAGTAATGATGGGGGAAGTGACATCAGCGATAGTGCCTCTGAAGGAAGCTATGACTCTGGTCTTAATGGGCTGGCTGCTGCCACCGAGGGTGGAGAGAAACTTCCAGAGACTCCGACAGAAGAGCTCCCATCTCCAACCAAACTGCTCAGTCACACGTGTATCTTCTGTGACCGTACATTCTCTTTAGAGATGGACTACCGTCGCCACTTGAACCGCCATTTAGTAAATGTGTATTACTTGGAAGGGGCGGCTCAAGGTGACAAGTGA